TGCCGGATCCGGTGGCTGAAATGATTTTGTGCCTGCAGCGGCAGATAGAAAGGCTACAGCACCGTATCGAAGAATTGGAGGGGAAAATACAGCATGACACTGACAGTATACAATACGCTGACCAGAAGTAAGGAAGAGTTTAAGCCGGGGCAAGCGGGACAGGTGAGAATGTATGTCTGCGGCCCCACTACCTATAACTATATTCATTTGGGCAATGCCCGCCCTCTGGTAGTGTTTGATACTATCAGGAGATATTTGCAATACAAGGGCTATACGGTGAAGTTCGTACAGAATTTTACGGATATAGATGATAAAATTATTTGCCGGGCAAAAGAGGAAGGGGAAGAGGCCTTGAAGCTCGCGCAAAAATATATCAGAGAGTTTTTTAAGGATGCTAAAGCTTTGGGGGTAAGGGAGGCCGATGTGCATCCCAAGGTAAGCGAGCATATTCCCCAAATTATAGCAATGGTCCAGGAGTTGGTTGATAAAGGCCATGCCTATGTGGTTGACGGGGACGTTTACTTTGATGTGCGCAGTTTCAAAGATTACGGCAAGCTTTCCGGCCGCTCCCTGGATGAACTGCAGGCCGGAGCCAGGGTGGAGGTAGACCAGCGCAAAAAAGATCCATTGGATTTTGCCCTCTGGAAGTCGGCCAAACCGGGCGAACCTGCCTGGGACAGCCCCTGGGGACCGGGACGTCCCGGGTGGCACATTGAATGCTCCGCCATGTCCCTGGAATACCTTGGGGCGCCCTTTGATATTCACGGTGGCGGGTTTGACTTGATTTTTCCTCACCACGAAAATGAATTGGCCCAGTCTGAAGCTGCAACAGGTAAGCCTTTTGTGAACTACTGGCTGCATAACGGCTTCATTACAGTTAACCAGGAAAAGATGTCAAAGTCCCTGGGCAATTTCTTTTTGGTAAGGGATATCTTGAAGAAGTTTCCGGGGGATGTAGTCCGGTTTTTCCTTTTGGCTACTCATTACCGCAGCCCCTTGGATTTTGATGACAAGAAATTGGAAGAACATCAGAAGGCTTTGGAAAGAGTAAAGAATACTGTGCGCAACCTCAAGGAAGCCCTGGAAAGAACAGGACGGCAGAATTTTGACGAAATCAGTCCGGTTGATGAACAGTTTATAGCCCGCCTGGACAACTTTAAAAAATCTTTGGAAGAGGCTATGGATGATGATTTCAACACAGCCTTGGCGATTGGAGTCCTTTTTGATTTATGCCGGGAAACAAACAGTTATATCAGCAGCACGGGTGCCGCCCCGGGCTCTGGCCCTGGGTTGGAAAAAGCCTGGCAGCTTTTAAAAGTTTTTGCAGATGACATTTTGGGAATTGTCAATACGGAAGATTTGAGTGGGAATTTAGCTGCCTCCCCAGCGGACGCCTTAGTCGATGAACTCATGAATGTTTTGTTGGAGGTACGCCAGGAAGCCCGCGCTAAAAAAGACTGGCATACTGCCGATGCCATTCGTGACAAATTAAAGGCTATCGGGATAACAATTGAAGATACACCTCATGGACCCAGATGGAAACGGTAGGGGGCATTTTAAAAGTGCAGTTCCCTCTTAACACAGAAAAGATTGCAGACCCGGAATTAATCTCTCCCTTGGCTTTAGCCTATTTGGGCGATGCTGTTCTGGAGTTATATGTGCGCACCTCTTTAGTAGCCCAGGGCCAATACAAGGTGAATATGCTTCACAAACAGGCCGTTAAATTTGTAAACGCGACCGCCCAGGCCAACCTGCTCAGGGATATCGAAGAAAGTTTGACGGAAGAGGAACTGGCTGTGGCGAAAAGGGGGAGAAATGCTAAGTCAGGGCACGTTCCCAAAAATGCGGAAATGATCGATTACCGTTACAGCACTGGATTAGAAACCTTGATCGGTTATTTGTTTCTGAAAGGGAGAAGCGAGCGAATCAGGGAGATTTTCGACAGATTGCAAGAAATGGTCGGAGAGGAGACGAGGAAATAACCTTGAGGGTAAAACTCATTAATTATACGCCTGAACCGGAGAGAACAGTGGCCGCGGCAGCTCGCCTTTGTTACTCCTCGTGCGGCGCTGAAAAACTTATGGAGGAATTAACTGATGAAGGTATTGCAAGCTTTTTAAAAAAGCTTGTTAGTCTAGGACATTTCTCTCCATTGGAACATGTTTCTTTTAGCTTTGCTATCGAAGGGGTAAGCAGAAACCTGTCCCATCAGCTGGTAAGACACCGGATAGCATCTTACTCCCAAAAATCCCAGCGCTATGTAAATGAAGAAGGTTTTAACTATGTTATTCCGCCCAGCATCTTAAAGAATTCTGATGCTCTGGCGTTATTTAGGGAAAAAATGGCTGATTTGCAGAGGGCTTATGAATCTTTGGCCCAACTTGTGCCTAAAGAAGATGCCCG
This region of Zhaonella formicivorans genomic DNA includes:
- the thyX gene encoding FAD-dependent thymidylate synthase, producing MRVKLINYTPEPERTVAAAARLCYSSCGAEKLMEELTDEGIASFLKKLVSLGHFSPLEHVSFSFAIEGVSRNLSHQLVRHRIASYSQKSQRYVNEEGFNYVIPPSILKNSDALALFREKMADLQRAYESLAQLVPKEDARYVLPGACETKLVATFNGRSLLNFFQHRCCQRAQWEIRALAGEMLRLVREVAPNLFAKAGPTCVTHGICYEGKMSCGRITNIVSREE
- the cysS gene encoding cysteine--tRNA ligase, whose translation is MTLTVYNTLTRSKEEFKPGQAGQVRMYVCGPTTYNYIHLGNARPLVVFDTIRRYLQYKGYTVKFVQNFTDIDDKIICRAKEEGEEALKLAQKYIREFFKDAKALGVREADVHPKVSEHIPQIIAMVQELVDKGHAYVVDGDVYFDVRSFKDYGKLSGRSLDELQAGARVEVDQRKKDPLDFALWKSAKPGEPAWDSPWGPGRPGWHIECSAMSLEYLGAPFDIHGGGFDLIFPHHENELAQSEAATGKPFVNYWLHNGFITVNQEKMSKSLGNFFLVRDILKKFPGDVVRFFLLATHYRSPLDFDDKKLEEHQKALERVKNTVRNLKEALERTGRQNFDEISPVDEQFIARLDNFKKSLEEAMDDDFNTALAIGVLFDLCRETNSYISSTGAAPGSGPGLEKAWQLLKVFADDILGIVNTEDLSGNLAASPADALVDELMNVLLEVRQEARAKKDWHTADAIRDKLKAIGITIEDTPHGPRWKR
- a CDS encoding Mini-ribonuclease 3, with product MQFPLNTEKIADPELISPLALAYLGDAVLELYVRTSLVAQGQYKVNMLHKQAVKFVNATAQANLLRDIEESLTEEELAVAKRGRNAKSGHVPKNAEMIDYRYSTGLETLIGYLFLKGRSERIREIFDRLQEMVGEETRK